The uncultured Bacteroides sp. genome has a segment encoding these proteins:
- a CDS encoding M20/M25/M40 family metallo-hydrolase — protein sequence MKKIIIAAFFLTATLPILAQKSLEKGLQSISVQSAKASINFLASDELEGREAGTHSGRVAGEYLVSMLRMMNISPLGNSYYQPFETYRIERQKKGKWQVNPDSIALITTGVHKCLHLRNVLAKIEGKRTDEYVIVGAHYDHIGMDPTLVGDCIYNGADDNASGVSAVLQMVKAFLASGEKPERTIIFAFWDGEELGELGSSYFVQSCPFIQSIKGYLNYDMIGRNTNEAKPLLVDYFYTESHPAFGGWLKNDIKKYNLKLEPIYHAWDKPVGGSDNGSFAKADIPIIWYHTNGHPDYHQPSDHADKLNWDKLVEITKASFLNLWKLANEKDY from the coding sequence ATGAAAAAAATAATAATAGCAGCTTTCTTTCTGACTGCCACTCTCCCCATACTAGCTCAAAAATCTTTAGAGAAAGGATTGCAGAGTATTTCCGTGCAATCAGCAAAGGCAAGTATAAACTTTCTTGCATCCGATGAACTGGAAGGACGTGAAGCCGGAACGCATAGTGGGAGGGTAGCCGGTGAATATCTTGTTTCTATGCTTCGGATGATGAATATTTCTCCGTTAGGCAATTCTTATTACCAACCGTTTGAGACGTATCGTATAGAACGTCAGAAGAAAGGTAAATGGCAGGTGAATCCGGATTCAATAGCATTGATAACTACAGGAGTGCATAAATGTTTGCATCTCAGAAATGTTCTGGCAAAGATTGAAGGCAAGCGAACGGATGAGTATGTAATTGTGGGTGCTCATTATGATCATATTGGGATGGACCCTACATTAGTTGGCGATTGTATTTATAATGGTGCGGATGATAATGCTTCGGGCGTATCGGCTGTGCTGCAAATGGTTAAGGCTTTTCTTGCCAGTGGAGAAAAACCGGAACGGACTATAATATTTGCTTTCTGGGATGGCGAAGAATTGGGAGAGCTGGGGTCAAGCTATTTTGTGCAAAGCTGTCCGTTTATCCAATCGATTAAAGGGTATCTGAATTATGATATGATAGGGCGTAACACAAATGAGGCTAAACCTCTGCTTGTGGATTATTTCTATACGGAATCTCATCCGGCTTTTGGTGGCTGGCTGAAGAATGATATTAAAAAATATAACCTAAAGTTGGAGCCAATTTATCATGCTTGGGATAAACCGGTGGGAGGCAGTGATAATGGCTCTTTTGCCAAAGCGGATATTCCAATTATCTGGTATCATACCAACGGACATCCCGATTATCACCAACCAAGCGATCATGCTGATAAGCTGAACTGGGATAAACTTGTTGAGATAACAAAAGCTTCATTCCTCAATTTGTGGAAACTGGCTAACGAGAAAGATTATTGA
- a CDS encoding rhomboid family intramembrane serine protease has protein sequence MATYIIIAITVVLSYMCFNNQDLFGKLAFAPYRTIKNNEWHRLITHGFIHADTTHLFVNMFTLWSFGTYIEEGFQFLGFGTIGYLGLYFGGMIVASLYDLIKRRNDPYYRSIGASGAISAVLFTSIFFNPFGKILLFAIIPIPGILFGPLYLVYCQYMNKKGGDNINHNAHFYGAVFGIIYPILLKPSLIYAFLSNF, from the coding sequence ATGGCTACATACATTATCATCGCTATCACGGTTGTTCTCTCATACATGTGTTTCAATAATCAGGATTTATTCGGAAAACTGGCCTTTGCCCCTTACCGGACAATAAAGAACAATGAATGGCACCGATTGATTACCCACGGATTTATACATGCCGACACCACTCACCTTTTTGTGAATATGTTTACTCTCTGGTCTTTTGGCACCTATATAGAAGAAGGTTTTCAATTCTTAGGATTTGGCACAATTGGCTATCTGGGACTTTATTTCGGAGGGATGATTGTTGCTTCGCTTTACGACCTTATCAAACGCCGGAACGACCCATATTACAGATCCATCGGAGCTTCCGGAGCAATATCCGCAGTGTTGTTCACCTCTATATTCTTCAATCCGTTCGGAAAAATACTCTTATTCGCCATTATCCCTATACCGGGTATTTTATTTGGTCCTCTTTATCTGGTATATTGTCAGTATATGAATAAAAAAGGAGGAGATAACATTAATCACAATGCTCACTTTTATGGTGCAGTCTTTGGAATTATCTATCCTATATTACTGAAGCCTTCGTTAATCTATGCCTTCTTATCTAATTTTTAG
- a CDS encoding methyltransferase domain-containing protein, whose protein sequence is MATNEFDDKARGWDKESIHWERSKAIADRIIKMLPANNKIKALEYGAGTGILSFMLSDKLAEITLMDNSQQMVKVLQEKVIENKSANLKPLIFNLEETEYKTETFDFIYTQMVLHHVLNTNLIISRFYDMLNSGGCLAIADLYKEDGSFHGEGFNGHNGFDVEQLKENLEKAGFTDITTEQCFVMKKGSGNVTKDYPVFLMIARKPTDSH, encoded by the coding sequence ATGGCTACAAATGAATTTGACGACAAGGCTCGCGGTTGGGATAAAGAGTCTATTCACTGGGAACGTTCAAAAGCAATAGCGGATAGAATTATAAAGATGCTTCCTGCAAATAACAAAATTAAAGCGTTGGAATATGGAGCAGGAACCGGTATATTAAGTTTTATGCTATCGGATAAACTTGCAGAGATTACTTTAATGGACAACTCACAACAGATGGTTAAAGTTCTTCAGGAAAAGGTGATCGAAAATAAATCGGCCAATTTAAAACCGTTAATTTTTAATCTTGAAGAGACAGAATATAAGACTGAGACATTCGACTTTATATATACACAAATGGTGTTGCACCATGTGCTCAATACGAATCTGATTATCAGCCGATTTTATGATATGCTAAACTCAGGAGGATGTCTGGCTATTGCTGATTTATATAAGGAAGACGGATCTTTTCACGGGGAAGGCTTCAACGGACACAATGGTTTTGATGTTGAGCAGCTTAAGGAAAACCTTGAGAAAGCAGGTTTCACTGATATTACCACAGAACAATGCTTCGTGATGAAAAAAGGAAGCGGAAATGTGACGAAGGATTACCCCGTATTTCTTATGATTGCAAGAAAGCCAACTGATAGTCATTGA
- a CDS encoding Fic family protein, which translates to MNRIEQLYSEWISLQPLNPEDKRRLDDKFRLEFNYNSNHIEGNTLTYGQTELLLVFGDTTGNAKLQDYEEMRAHDVGLNIMTQEAKDLERPLSEAFIRELNKTILVRPFWKDAVTSGGQPTRMEVKVGEYKSRSNHVQTATGEIFYYATPEETPVMMKELVEWYNIESDKKELSPIELAALLHYRYIRIHPFEDGNGRIARLLVNYVLIRNNYPPIIIQSKDKDNYLRILHQCDVAVGLTASDGASATIDAISPFVEYMNEQLEHSLILSVKAAKGESIEEEDDFAKRITLLEREARRKVIPVKERSDDDVWDVLEFVYFVIEKRLVEKLSPIKAFFGYTLHTNRLSKGDTSVNLYPVNRTSASLLEKLDIHSAKSIEFKYECSSPKVIKLDDVEVAFNITLNEKDYHISDINQSFSYGSFPSEKQINNLVNFYANQILNKIEGQINELK; encoded by the coding sequence ATGAACAGAATAGAGCAATTATATAGTGAATGGATCTCTTTGCAGCCTTTAAATCCCGAAGATAAAAGACGATTAGATGATAAGTTTCGCTTAGAGTTTAATTATAACTCTAATCATATAGAGGGAAACACATTGACTTACGGACAAACCGAGCTTTTGCTCGTTTTTGGTGATACCACAGGTAATGCTAAGTTACAGGATTACGAAGAAATGAGAGCTCATGATGTTGGCTTAAATATTATGACTCAGGAAGCAAAGGATTTGGAACGTCCGCTATCGGAAGCATTTATTCGTGAACTGAACAAAACAATATTAGTACGTCCGTTCTGGAAAGATGCTGTAACATCGGGCGGACAGCCAACAAGAATGGAAGTAAAGGTTGGTGAATATAAGTCTCGTTCTAATCATGTACAAACAGCTACCGGAGAAATATTCTATTATGCTACTCCAGAGGAAACCCCGGTAATGATGAAAGAACTGGTGGAATGGTATAATATAGAATCAGATAAAAAGGAACTTTCACCTATTGAACTGGCAGCATTGCTCCATTATCGCTATATCCGCATTCATCCGTTTGAAGATGGTAACGGACGAATAGCCCGATTGCTTGTTAATTACGTTTTAATAAGAAATAACTATCCTCCAATTATTATTCAAAGTAAAGACAAGGATAACTATTTACGGATATTGCATCAGTGTGATGTTGCAGTAGGATTGACAGCTTCTGATGGGGCTTCCGCAACGATTGATGCTATAAGTCCTTTTGTCGAGTATATGAATGAGCAATTAGAGCATTCACTTATTCTTTCTGTAAAGGCTGCGAAAGGAGAAAGCATTGAAGAGGAAGATGATTTTGCTAAACGAATTACATTGCTTGAAAGAGAAGCAAGAAGAAAAGTTATTCCGGTAAAAGAGCGTAGCGATGATGATGTTTGGGATGTACTTGAATTTGTTTATTTTGTGATAGAAAAGAGATTAGTGGAAAAGTTATCTCCGATAAAAGCATTCTTTGGATATACTCTACATACAAATAGGCTTTCAAAAGGAGATACATCTGTTAATCTTTACCCTGTAAATAGGACGAGCGCATCTCTTTTAGAAAAATTAGATATTCATTCAGCTAAAAGTATAGAGTTTAAATATGAATGTTCTAGTCCTAAAGTTATTAAACTTGATGATGTTGAGGTTGCTTTTAATATTACACTCAATGAGAAAGATTATCACATATCTGATATTAATCAATCTTTTTCTTATGGTTCATTTCCCTCTGAGAAGCAAATAAATAATTTAGTCAATTTCTATGCAAATCAAATATTAAATAAAATTGAAGGTCAAATTAACGAATTAAAATAG
- a CDS encoding HU family DNA-binding protein encodes MAYKYCVRRKTDKSKAEEQVKYYAVPISSGTVGTEELAENIAHRCTLSEGDVRATVVELMRTIEQELHKGYKVSLEGIGIFSLSASSDGFDAPDECTPSKVKAKRICFLADKKLKKNLRFVKFEKDKRG; translated from the coding sequence ATGGCATACAAGTACTGTGTACGCAGAAAAACAGACAAGAGTAAAGCAGAAGAACAAGTAAAATATTACGCCGTTCCCATTTCATCGGGAACCGTAGGAACCGAAGAGCTAGCCGAAAACATCGCCCACCGTTGCACCCTCTCCGAAGGAGATGTTCGTGCCACCGTTGTGGAACTGATGCGCACCATAGAACAAGAGCTTCATAAAGGCTATAAAGTCAGCCTCGAAGGCATAGGAATCTTCAGTCTTTCCGCCAGTAGTGACGGTTTTGATGCCCCCGATGAGTGTACTCCAAGCAAGGTAAAAGCAAAGCGCATCTGTTTCCTGGCAGATAAGAAACTGAAGAAAAATCTGCGGTTTGTGAAGTTTGAGAAAGATAAGAGGGGGTAG